The genomic stretch tagagtacccataggcatagaaaaccgtagtattacaactagTGCTACGGTAGTCTACCAAAGCTGGTAAGTGGGATGACGTATGGACTAACTCGGGTGAGTCACCGATCGccggtggactcccgaaccttTCCTTATTGTTATAGGGATACTATCTTTTGAATTCAATCGGAAATTCCTACCTATAGTGAATTACCCAATCCAGGGGGGAACCCAGAGATCTAAATATGGGGTAGCGAAAAACTATACATCATAAtcgtaaaaataaaaaataaaaaaatcataCCACGAGGTAATAAATATAAGTCATATGTTCCAAATTACAAACTTAACTCGAAAATATTAATCTAGTCGTAACCTACGAGTTCTcatattttgaaaattgtttatgAGTTCTTCGCTAGTAACCTTACAAAATAAATCTCTCTCTATAAAATTAACTAAATTATCATTCAACAAATCATCTCCCATACTATTGCGAACTTTATTCTTTATATATGTCATTCCCAAAAAAGCTCTTTCCACACTTGCTGTCGCCACAGGAAGAACCAATACAAGTTTTAAGAGCAAATACACCTTCATGTGTACCAAATGTTTCTTTGTCTTAACAAGCTTCATGGAAAGATCGTTTAGACTCTAAATCCCAAAATCTATCATCATTTTTAACATCTTCAACAAAGTTTCCAAGTTCATATTCAAAGTGTAGCAAATCAGCACTTGAAAATTCACACGGATAGAAGGTCGCAAGTTGAAGCAAATGACGGATATTAAATGAAGAAAATCGATCTCTAGGATTGAAGCAAGACATATAAGTAAGTAAATCTTTGCTTCTCTCGCTAAATAGATCATCAATTTCTCTCCATATTTGATCAATCAAGCTCAAAAACACTTCGATTCTAAAATGAGTAAGATTATCTACTTCTTTCTTTCCACGCCTGCATCTCCCCGGAACCACATACATATCACTCATGACAGGAACACAAATTTCATTCTTTTGACAAAATGACGTCACCTTTTCCATGTGAGTAGTCCACCCATCTTCTCTAATCTTTTTTAAATTCTTTTGTGTCACATCAACAAGAGATACAACATTCATGATATCTTGATCTTTCTTTTGTAAAGCTTTGTTCAATGCCTTAGTAATTGATACGTGTCGTTCAGCGTAttcaaattaataatttataatacctatcttaacctcaaaaatatagacatagtaaaggataagtagggtcgatcccacggagagaTTGGAAAACTAATTAAATATGGAGTAATATTTACAAACTAACTTACATATTCACATGCTATTAACATATTTATGGAATTGGGGGGGTTTCATTTGGTGATTTTAAGCAACCTAACCGTAACTAATTCTATTCTAGTAAGTGAAACAAGCAACTCATTTAAGCTCATAATATTCCAGTTACATGTCGATCGTCTAGCAAATATTCAGTTTAACAATAGGTTAACTGTAGAGAATTTAGCCGCTAAAAACTCCCTATCTTTCCTTACTTTTAATCGGTAGCGAGCCGCTCGACTACCAATACTAACTAACCAATTACACGCAAGTTTCAAGGTTCCGCAAACTGACTAGCCGCGTTAAGAATTAGAAAGACCACATTAACCATATTAATTACCTAAGTGTTGTCAATACTCAAGCAATTAACACATCTAATTATACTCCCAGTTTAGTCTAGTGACATCATTGCAGTCCTAAAATAAACTAGTCGCTACTCGGTTAATTAATCTAACGCCGCGCCAAATTAATCAACTAGCAATCGGTTTGTACCATCCACGATTAAAACGAGTATAATGAGAATACCATAAAACGAATATAGCTTAATACGAAATTAACGATTAATAACTGAAAGATTAGTTCAACAAGGTTCCAAAATTCACAAAGAACAAAAACcgaaattaactagtaattaagATGAGAACTAATAAATTGAGTACAGAAAACCGTCCCTTGTTTTGGTTGCAACGCCTCCGCAAGTCAGGCCTCCTATCTTCCTCCGGGTCGGAGCCGCTCCACCCGTAGGACTGCTCCATCTTGAATTACATCATCGTCGATTCCCGTCGCCGGATTTGGAGTTTATTCTGCGTATACTTGCTTGCCCATTCTGATTGGGAACTTGGGTATTTATACTTGATAAGGTTAAAGACTGAAGATAAATTTTGCAAGGAATAGGATATATTTTGTGATTAGAAGACGAGACGAGATTGAATTTGAGACAGAGTTGGAGTTCATCGCTGTGTTTCATGTTTCCAGTAGCATCTATGTCGCTGCTTCTTTGGGATTCTTCTCATAGCTTCTATTTGGACTCGCCTTTGTTTTACTCTTTCAATTTCCCTTTTGTTGATCTTTGCTCACACCAATCACACGTGCAAAGTCCTTGCTCACTTGGTCCATTTAACTCACTTGGTCCATTTAAATGCACAAAGCCCACTTGTGTATTTTTTGCTCCCTTGGACCAAGTATTCATGTGATCAACTTCTATTATTTCCAATTAACATTTATACGTGGACATCCTACCAGCAACATAATGGGCTTGATTCTCACGTGTGATCAGCCCAACACCTTTGTAAAGCAAATCTAGTTGGTCTTGTTAATACGGATAACAACCTGACAATTAGAAATGAAACCAAATTAGTCCATTTAGTCATAAAAGTAATATTTCAGTAATCAAAATGCAATATTAGTAAAAAGATAACACACAGCTCAAAATATGCGCAAGACGACCATAAAAATATAAAGATAAGGAGTGTAAATATGGATAAATGTCgtcttatcaaattcccccacaCTTAGCTTATTGTCGCCCTCGACAATGACAAAACACGAGCTATAAACAAATCATCAACCTAAGAGATTTTAGACATAACTAAGACCGTTTATCGACGACAAACTAAAgcatttttagaaatcattttatCTAAGTTAGTGAGTTAACGGAAAATATTTGTAGTTAGATTAGAAAGTAACATATACCAAATTTTACCTCCACTCTAAACTATACAACCAACTAATTAGCCAACATAAATATTTTAAACCGCTTCTAAATTATAATGATAAATAAATGCATTAGCAATACACTCGGTCCAACTATCTTCGT from Silene latifolia isolate original U9 population chromosome 2, ASM4854445v1, whole genome shotgun sequence encodes the following:
- the LOC141640781 gene encoding uncharacterized protein LOC141640781; this translates as MNVVSLVDVTQKNLKKIREDGWTTHMEKVTSFCQKNEICVPVMSDMYVVPGRCRRGKKEVDNLTHFRIEVFLSLIDQIWREIDDLFSERSKDLLTYMSCFNPRDRFSSFNIRHLLQLATFYPCEFSSADLLHFEYELGNFVEDVKNDDRFWDLESKRSFHEAC